A portion of the Gossypium arboreum isolate Shixiya-1 chromosome 8, ASM2569848v2, whole genome shotgun sequence genome contains these proteins:
- the LOC108469067 gene encoding probable indole-3-pyruvate monooxygenase YUCCA10 — protein sequence MQKEQVIIVGAGPSGLAMAACLNHHSIPYIILEREDCIASLWKKYAYDRLHLHLDKQFCVLPHMPFPDSYPRFVSRQQFVSYLDDYVSRFKISPLYRRTVESAEFDGETGKWIVKARNLGSGEVEELEGRFLVVASGETSDPFTPVIEGLNTFPGDVLHSTRFRNGKAFQNQKVLVVGSGNSGMEIAFDLANHGAQTSLVVRSPVHILSRDMIYLGLILVKYIRVNLVDSLMVMLSKLVYGDLSKYGIYRPKDGPFFMKAAYGKYPITDIGTCKKIKSQEIRVLPSICSIRGNEVVFENGTTHPFDTIVFCTGFKRSTNVWLKGDDYLLNDDGISKLSFPNHWKGKNGLYCVGLSRRGLYGAASDALNIADDINSLQ from the exons ATGCAAAAAGAACAGGTCATTATCGTCGGAGCGGGCCCTTCGGGGCTGGCCATGGCGGCTTGCCTTAACCACCACTCAATCCCATACATAATCCTTGAAAGAGAAGACTGTATCGCTTCTCTGTGGAAGAAATACGCCTACGACCGTCTCCACCTTCACTTAGACAAGCAATTCTGCGTGCTCCCTCACATGCCCTTCCCCGACTCTTACCCACGTTTCGTCTCCAGACAACAGTTCGTAAGCTACTTAGACGACTACGTTTCTCGTTTTAAGATCAGCCCTTTGTACCGTCGGACCGTCGAGTCAGCGGAGTTCGACGGAGAGACCGGGAAATGGATTGTTAAGGCCAGGAACTTGGGTTCCGGCGAGGTGGAGGAGTTGGAAGGGAGGTTCTTGGTGGTGGCTAGCGGTGAAACGAGCGACCCTTTTACGCCGGTGATTGAAGGGCTTAATACTTTCCCCGGCGATGTTCTTCATTCGACGCGGTTCAGAAATGGGAAGGCGTTTCAAAACCAGAAGGTTTTGGTTGTGGGGTCGGGGAATTCGGGCATGGAGATCGCTTTTGACCTTGCCAATCATGGTGCCCAAACTTCTTTAGTTGTTCGAAGCCCG GTTCACATTCTTTCAAGGGATATGATTTACTTGGGGTTAATTTTGGTGAAGTATATACGGGTAAACTTGGTGGACTCGTTAATGGTGATGCTTAGCAAGCTTGTTTATGGGGACTTGTCCAAGTACGGAATCTACAGGCCCAAGGACGGTCCATTTTTCATGAAAGCTGCCTATGGAAAATACCCTATTACTGATATTGGTACATGTAAGAAGATCAAGTCCCAGGAGATTCGg GTGTTGCCGTCTATATGTAGCATAAGAGGCAACGAGGTGGTGTTCGAGAACGGCACAACGCATCCCTTCGACACAATCGTCTTCTGCACTGGCTTCAAGCGCTCCACTAATGTCTGGCTTAAG GGAGATGATTACCTGCTGAATGATGATGGGATTTCCAAGCTGAGTTTCCCAAACCATTGGAAAGGAAAGAATGGCTTGTACTGCGTCGGTCTGTCGAGAAGGGGGCTATATGGGGCGGCTAGCGATGCACTCAACATAGCCGATGATATCAACTCACTTCAGTAA
- the LOC108468606 gene encoding uncharacterized protein LOC108468606: MLKQVIWNLRKRVVSDSGDKLILPCMYVPTSSFHAGQVHCSQKSFFGVEDFLDDDNSRPYTYQKEKKSKNPNKHVSFKQQTEAYMEPFTLDVFISKRFVSASVTHRVTCKQVAVAGTNSKDIKAVLRSRSDIPACLAIGRILAERAREGDVYTASYTPRERDKFEGKIRAVVQSLIDNGIDIKVYLD; this comes from the exons ATGTTGAAGCAAGTAATATGGAATTTGAGGAAAAGGGTAGTTTCAGATTCTGGAGATAAACTTATTTTGCCTTGCATGTACGTGCCCACCAGTTCTTTTCATGCTGGACAG GTTCATTGTTCACAAAAAAGTTTTTTTGGAGTAGAGGATTTTCTTGACGATGATAATAGCAGGCCGTACACTTATCAGAAAGAAAAGAAGTCGAAGAATCCGAACAAGCATGTCTCATTCAAACAACAAACTGAAGCCTACATGGAACCGTTTACACTCGATGTCTTCATCTCAAAGCGCTTTGTTTCCGCTTCGGTTACACATAGGGTGACATGTAAGCAAGTTGCAGTTGCAGGCACAAACTCAAAGGACATTAAAGCAGTACTGAGATCCAGATCGGACATTCCGGCTTGCTTGGCGATCGGGAGGATATTGGCCGAGAGAGCGAGAGAAGGCGATGTGTATACAGCTTCTTATACTCCCAGGGAGAGGGATAAATTTGAAGGCAAAATCAGAGCTGTGGTTCAATCCCTCATTGATAATGGAATTGATATTAAAGTTTATCTTGATTGA